Proteins encoded in a region of the Brevundimonas vesicularis genome:
- the ykgO gene encoding type B 50S ribosomal protein L36, producing MKVRSSLKSLKTRHRDCKVVRRKGVVFVINKTDPRFKAKQG from the coding sequence ATGAAGGTCCGTAGCTCGCTCAAGTCGCTGAAGACCCGCCACCGCGACTGCAAGGTCGTGCGTCGCAAGGGCGTCGTCTTCGTCATCAACAAGACCGACCCGCGCTTCAAGGCGAAGCAGGGCTAA
- a CDS encoding DUF2312 domain-containing protein — protein sequence MADDASFDGGSDVLTATAQGRLRTIIERLERLEEDKQAVMTDMKEVFAEAKGEGYDVKILRKVIRIRKQDKAKRQEEDAILDLYLSALGEI from the coding sequence ATGGCTGACGACGCCTCGTTCGACGGTGGTTCCGACGTTCTCACCGCCACGGCGCAGGGCCGCCTTCGCACCATCATCGAGCGCCTTGAGCGTCTCGAAGAGGACAAGCAGGCCGTCATGACCGACATGAAAGAGGTCTTCGCCGAAGCCAAGGGCGAGGGCTACGACGTCAAGATCCTGCGCAAGGTCATCCGCATCAGAAAGCAGGACAAGGCCAAGCGTCAGGAAGAGGACGCCATCCTGGACCTCTATCTGTCGGCGCTCGGCGAGATCTGA